The proteins below are encoded in one region of Flavobacterium sp. IMCC34852:
- a CDS encoding FMN-binding negative transcriptional regulator: protein MYIPDLYKNENQEDIQNFLHQNGFAILVNQTNGKLWATHIPLVLDVNENGNLILVGHVSKLNPQAESFKNSDEVLAIFSGAHTYISSSWYDHENVPTWNYLAVHVYGKVTIYNHEQAVNSLKKLVDKYEVKSEKPVRVENLSEKTMREARGIIAFEIEVTGIEAQKKLSQNRDDKNYQNIISELEKTNDHQAIDIANEMKKNR from the coding sequence ATGTACATCCCCGACTTATACAAAAACGAAAACCAAGAAGACATTCAAAACTTCTTGCATCAAAACGGCTTTGCGATTTTAGTCAACCAAACCAATGGAAAATTATGGGCAACGCACATACCGTTAGTCTTGGATGTGAATGAAAACGGTAATCTAATTTTAGTCGGACACGTCTCTAAACTCAACCCACAAGCAGAAAGTTTTAAGAACAGTGATGAAGTATTGGCTATTTTTTCGGGAGCGCATACTTATATTTCTTCTTCTTGGTATGACCATGAAAATGTACCAACCTGGAATTATCTGGCCGTACATGTTTACGGAAAAGTGACCATTTACAACCACGAACAAGCAGTCAATTCACTTAAAAAATTAGTCGATAAATACGAAGTCAAATCAGAGAAACCGGTTCGTGTCGAAAATCTATCCGAAAAAACCATGCGGGAAGCCCGAGGAATTATTGCTTTTGAAATCGAAGTCACCGGTATCGAAGCCCAAAAGAAATTATCCCAAAATCGAGATGATAAAAACTACCAAAACATCATCTCCGAACTCGAAAAAACCAATGACCATCAGGCCATTGACATTGCCAACGAAATGAAAAAGAACCGATAG